In Triticum aestivum cultivar Chinese Spring chromosome 5B, IWGSC CS RefSeq v2.1, whole genome shotgun sequence, the following proteins share a genomic window:
- the LOC123110607 gene encoding uncharacterized protein → MSPSITLTAVATGIAVATGTAELVRGTADVISYMRDKRCRECSMMVKQREIVKHLEDHLEQNQLLFADEKAELQSKLERMADAESKHTEEKVELKEEIAHLEKTLKEEKEELLHKIELL, encoded by the exons ATGTCGCCCTCAATTACCTTGACCGCGGTGGCCACGGGCATTGCAGTGGCCACGGGAACTGCGGAGCTTGTGAGGGGCACCGCGGACGTGATCTCCTACATGAGGGACAAGCGCTGCCGAGAATGCAGCATGATGGTGAAGCAGCGGGAGATTGTCAAGCATCTGGAAGACCACCT GGAGCAAAACCAGCTACTGTTCGCAGATGAGAAGGCAGAGCTGCAGAGCAAGCTGGAGCGTAT GGCTGACGCTGAGAGCAAGCACACAGAGGAAAAGGTTGAGCTGAAAGAAGAAATCGCTCATCTTGAGAAGACGCTCAAAGAGGAAAAGGAAGAGCTCCTTCACAAGATTGAGCTCTTGTAA